GACGATTTCTCGGAGACATCGATTCCCGATCAAACCACGGCTggagcggaaactaggccttttcgGCCAGTTGTGGCCGCAGCGGGAACCAGGCCTTTCCGTACTACCATAGACAGGGGATCGGAGACCAGGCCTCTTCGACCCCAACTACAGCACGAACGTCGGCGCGAGCGTGAAGCGGAAACAAGGCCTTTCCATACCAGGGTAAACAGGAGATCGGAGACCAGGCCTATTCGACCCCAGCTATAGCACGAACGTCGGCGCGAGCGTggagcggaaactaggccttttccACCACGCACGCGAACGACGTTAGTGCGCCAACGTCCAAGACGCAATGCTCGACTGGCGACTAGACCTCGCCAGCGAGCATTACCACCCGCATTCCGCGCAGGCGATCTCATTCCGGGACAGGCGCTATCCCCAGTGGCGACGATCATGCCGACCGCCGTCATTAAAATCGAGGCTGGGGGACGCCTTCACCTGGTGCGCGCCCTCATCGTCGCGTGCCTACCTGTTACAATCATCGCAAGCGGCCTCGCAAGGGACCTAGGTTTATTAAGTACCCAGGTAGGAGGCCAAAGGGATGCGTGATAACGATTCGCGGAAGGAACGGCAATATGAAGCGCGTTGTCACACATGCTGCGGTGGTACCGGGATTCCAGCGCGTCACCCCCTTCCGAAGCGTCGACCCGGGTATAGCGGCGCCTTACGTGCACATGAGACTGGCGGACTCCAAATTCTTTGAATCCACTCCTATCCGCCTAGTGACAGGAGCGGAACTTTACTCCAGCGTGATGACACAGGAGACCCTACCCCGCTCTCTCAGCGCCATAATGGCGCAGAGTTCTATATTTGGCTGGGTACTGTCCGGGGTCTGCCCgttaaactaaacattttttattttgtataatacaaattacaaatcaataaatttgaaataataaaatttacttcttttcgtgtgcaataataaatccacgtacataaaatttcatctttacagcatttcagacggcaccagcagcctccgatgtctcaccaatataccgaacgttggccgacacctccgtcctaaaaCAATCATTGCTTATCGCAAGGGGGCCGGCATCTTTAGGCCACaccttaatattaaatatacattttttagccaccctaatggtaactgcgcctaccgttccgactgttgctaaccaccgtttccagtcgctgcaaggTGAAgaccgttaaccctggcatttccccgccgaacagttaaaacgtttaccgtgttaaacgttgttcggcgaggttactttcactttaatttcaattataacAATCACTTCGATTTGTTAAAGGAAAggatcaggacgtgtcagctagaggtaaataaaattatatatatttatattttatattctatctatatatataaatgtgaaaatctgtccctatgttcgcttataactcgagaatggctgaacggatttatcttatcttggtcttgaattattcgtggaggtctagggaaggtctaaaaggtgagaaaaattcgaataattgccgggaaaatggtcaaaacgtggacccgggtaaccttcggatgtgtatatacaatatcggtatcaaatgaaagctgttggtgaatgctttagttcagagtatttttcatgccgttccgtgactagggtctcgagatagagaccaaaacgtggatcctagaatgtgtttgtacaatatgaatatcaaattgaagctgttggtgaatgctttagtacagagtatttttcatgccgctccgagactggggtctcgagatataggtcaaaacgtgggcccgggtaaccttcggatgtgtatatacaatatgggtatcaaatggaagctgttggtgaaagctttagtacagagtagttttcatgcggctccgtgactagggtcccgagatagagaccaacacgtggaccctagaatgtgtttgtacaatatggatatcaattggaagctgttggtgaatgctttagtacagagtatttctcatgccgctccgtgaatgcgggtctcgagatatcggtcaaaacgtggacccgggtaaccttcggatgtgtatatacaatatgggtatcaaatggaagctgttggtgaatgctttagttcagagtatttttcatgccgctccgtgactagggtcccgagatagagaccaacacgtggaccctagaatgtgtttgtacaatatggatatcaattgaaagctgttggtgaatgctttagtacagagtatttctcatgccgctccgtgactggggtctcgagatataggtcaaaacgtgggcccgggtaacctttggttgtggatgtgcaatatgggcatcaaatgaaagctgtcgataagtgctttaatgtggggaaattttcatacctattgatgactagggtctcgaaatatatgccaaaacgtggacccgccgtgtctttaaaccgaattaaaccaaacttacacacattgttaagtaggtattgaagatggtttccgtatagtttgaatacctattggtagatagggtctcgagatataggtcaaaacgtggacccgggtaaccttcggacgtatatgtacaatatgggtagcaaatggaagcagttgatgatttctatagtatagagtatttttcataccgttccgcgagtagggcctcgagatagagaccaaaacgtggagcctagaatgtgtttgtacaatatggatatcaaatggaagctgttagtgaatgctttagttcagagtattttccatgccgctccgtgactagggccacgagatagagaccaacacgcggaccctagaatgtgtttgtacaatatggatatcaattggaagctgttggtgaatgctttagttcagagtatttttcatgccgctccgtgactagggcctcgagatagagaccaacacttggaccctagaatgtgtttgtacaatatggatatcaattggaagctgttggtgaatgctttagtacagagtagttttcatgccgctccgtgactagggcctcgagatagagaccaacacgtggaccttagaatgtgtttgtacaatatggatatcaaatggaagctgttagtggatgctttagttcagagtatttttcatgccgctccgtgactagggtctcgagatagagaccaaaacatggagcctagaatgtgtttgtacaatatggatatcaaattgaagctgttggtgaatgctttagttcagagtatttttcatgccgctccgtgacaggggtctcgacatataggtcaaaacgtggacccgggtaaccttcggatgtgtatatacaatatgggtatcaaatggaagctgttggtgaaagctttagtacagagtagttttcatgccgctccgtgtctagggcctcgagatagagaccaacacgtggacccgggtaaccttcggatgtgtatgtacaatatgggtatcaaatggaagctgttggtgaatgctttagtgcagtgtatttttcatgccgctccgtgactggggtcttgagatataggtcaaaacgtggacccgggtaaccttcggatgtgtatgtacaatatgggtatcaaatggaagctgttagtggatgctttagttcagagtatttttcatgccgctccgtgactagggtctcgagatagagaccaaaacgtggatcctagaatgtgtttgtacaatatggatatcaattggaagctgttggtgaatgctttagtgcagtgtatttttcatgccgctccgtgactggggtcttgagatataggtcaaaacgtggacccgggtaaccttcggatgtgtatgtacaatatgggtatcaaatggaagctgttagtggatgctttagttcagagtatttttcatgccgctccgtgactagggtctcgagatagagaccaaaacatggagcctagaatgtgtttgtacaatatggatatcaaattgaagctgttggtgaatgctttagttcagagtatttttcatgccgctccgtgacaggggtctcgacatataggtcaaaacgtggacccgggtaaccttcggatgtgtatgtacaatatgggtatcaaatggaagctgttggtgaatgctttagtgcagtgtatttttcatgccgctccgtgactggggtcttgagatataggtcaaaacgtggacccgggtaaccttcggatgtgtatgtacaatatcggtatcaaatgaaagctgttggtgaatgctttagttcagagtatttttcatgccgttccgtgactagggtctcgagatagagaccaaaacgtggatcctagaatgtgtttgtacaatatggatatcaattggaagctgttggtgaatgctttagtgcagtgtatttttcatgccgctccgtgactggggtcttgagatataggtcaaaacgtggacccgggtaaccttcggatgtgtatgtacaatatgggtatcaaatggaagctgttagtggatgctttagttcagagtatttttcatgccgctccgtgactagggtctcgagatagagaccaaaacatggagcctagaatgtgtttgtacaatatggatatcaaattgaagctgttggtgaatgctttagttcagagtatttttcatgccgctccgtgacaggggtctcgacatataggtcaaaacgtggactcaggtaaccttcggatgtgtatgttcaatatgggtatcaaatggaagctgttggtgaatgctttagttcagagtatttttcatgccgctccgcgactagggtctcgagatagagaccaaaacgtggtattgaataaataaataaatagtatgagaataaagaaataaataatatgaaaaccatatcttttctgttctaaaccatatctattctattttagtgtgcccagcgaagcgggccgggtttgctagttaacaataaataacaccGAGTTGTTACATATTGCAATACACATTTTATATCGACATGCATATTAAGATATAtactgcaaaataaatattaacgaatatatactgacacgcctttgtgcttttcattttttataaaatatatcatcggagcgaccgtggaggccccacatttttcaaaccgcccattgcgtcgcaTTCCCTTGAGAACACTTGGCATTTGACAGTTCGgttcttttaaatttgatttccataattttccGTGCCCATAAAGCATTATAGctctgcagcaacctcccgagatttcaggctgatcggagtaaagagaagtgagttataggaattttactaaaatgttatggtgatatcacttatagccaaagcagccgtgcactaggaggtgtttcggttCACTCggcatttgacagtttggttcttttacattcgatttccataattttccGTGCCCAGAAAGCATTACAGTtctgcagcaacctcccgaaatttcaggctgctCGGAGTAACCGGAAACGAGTTATAgcagttttactaaaaagttatggtgatatcacttatagccaaagcagccttggactaggaggtttttcggctcactcggaatttgacagtttggttgttttacattcgattttcataatttttcgtgcctagaaagcacaatacctttgcagcaacctcccaaatgtcacgctgatcggagtagagagaagtgagttataggaattttactaaaaagttttggtgatatcacttatagccaaagcagccttggactaggaggtttttcggtacactcggaattagacagtttggttgttttacattcgattttcataagttttcgtggctagaaagcacaatatcTTTGCAGCAACCTCGCGGAATTTCGagttgatcggagtaaagagaagtgagttataggttaggttaggttaaatggctgccctagctaaagggctcacttggacaaatgttagtaaattcgtccgttgtggtgccatacatgggagaggggaaaggagatgggaaggaagaaggagccttgggattagatacgatgatgaccatacattttacgacggcgccgacgggggctgatttgcgttcgtagttagccgtaacaagctactaatgaacttcaccaaCTTTATGATATCtacaccggctatatccgcaggcgtagcgaaaaagtaaGAGCCCAGATatctaagtctttgccagacgagagcagggcagctgagaagaaggtgttgagatgattccacctcgtcctccagacagtttctgcagaacggacttgaggcaatcccaagtctaacggcgtgaacacctaacggacagtgtccggtaaggatgcccaccaaatttgagagctggggttttgttagccttaggagttctcttgagcgtccccgatctacccgtggccagaaggatctcgcgaccttgcacgtttgcgcagtagcccagcgctcgctgagttgactcgaggcccatctttccaggagcagaccacagctTCTCAGggcagcagtttccctctatgccgctgtgcccgggaacccaaatgagcctgatgatgaagtattcggatgcaatcgagagagaagccagacattctccgaccaatctcgagcgcacaaacagcgagcccaaggccctaattgccgattggctatcggagtagatgtttacttccttaacggtaattaccgaattgagcaaccagtccaccgcttccttaattgcggatacctccgcttggaaaacactacagtggtccgggagcctaaatttaagtttgatgggaggctccttacagaatactcccccaccaacccttccgtccaactttgagccatccgtgaacatgtttgccatgccttgccgccgaatgttgcaccccgcccactcatcccttgagggaatgtgggtagaaaaaggtccgctcggacctagcgtgggtgtacagtggtccagcaccatagggatgaactcaaagtttttaagaatgctagagtgtccgtaacttaagtctagcctatggcccgaacaccttaacctgattgcggcgcgtgcagcggtagtttttcctacaatgtccacgggcgccacattcaacatagcgttaagcgctagagtaggagtggtacggagagccccactgattccaatgagggcagacctttgtaccttctccagcttcttaactgataccatcctttctagcgagttccaccagacaaggactccgtatagcaagattggttttataatcgtgttataaagccaaaaagtgactttaggcgagaggccccatcttttgccgatagcgctcctgcaaccatacaaggcgactgttgTCTTTCtgattctctcctcaatgttaggcttccatgtaagacctctgtcaaggatgagtcccaggtacttcaccttgtcagagagcaccaacggagcgcccgCTATTGAGGGGAGAAGCACTCTTGGTACtttgtatttcctcgtaaataagacgagctccgtcttcagaggattAATCGATAGGCCGCAATTAGCGGTCCAATTTATAACTAGATTCAGATACCCCTGCAtcagttccatcagagtatctagaaacttgcctctgacaataagtgccacgtcatccgcgtaggcaatcaccttacagcccctcccctccagctcctccagcagaccgttaagtacggcaatccagagtagtggcgagagaacaccgccttgcggagtgcctctgttcACTTGCCGGCGGAGAGAGGTGTCACCCCAttctgccacgaccgttctaTCGGTAAGCATCGTGTGGATAAGCCTTATAAGTTCGGTTCCGACTCCTAGTTTACCTAGCGAcctggtgattgcctccgggaggacattattaaaagccccctcaatgtcgaggaaggcaccCACAGTGAACTCCTTCTGGTGGAGGGACACCTCGATGTCCTTAACAATTGTATGCAAAGCAGACTCTATCgatctgcctttacagtaagcatgttgAGCGCACGATaaacgcccccgaggaatttcacTCCTTATGTGCAGATCAATCAGCCTCTCCAGGGTTTTTAAGAGGAACGAggagagactgattggtctgaaatccTTAGGGGATACATGTGAAATcttacctgccttgggtatgaaagtTACTCTCACATCCCTCCAAGATCTGGGTATGTAGCCCCTATCTATGCAGCTTGCGTAGATAGGAAGAAGCCAATGACAAGATACCTcagcagatttctgcagttgagcCGGTATAATGCCATCGGGCCCAGGTGACTTGAAGGGTTTGAAAGAGTCAATCGCCCAAGCCAGGCGTCGCTTATTCAGCCAGCGGTGGTGGGTGTGTGGAGTGCTATGCGTCCTATCCCAGCCGATATTAAGCGAGTCCGGATTTGTCGGAAAATGGGCGTCAAGGAGTAACCGTAGTGACTCCTCGCTGCTCATGGTCCAGCACCCCGAGCTGTCTTTCAGGTACCCCATAGGTGTGGAGTTCCTCGAGAGAATACGTCTGAATCTCGCGGACTCATGACAGCCCTCCACGCTTTCGCAGAATTTCCGCCATGAGTCTCGCTTCGCTTTCCTGATTTCGGACTTGTAAATACTTAGTCCTACTTTGTACAGTTCCCATCCCGAGGGAGACTTAAGTCTTCTGGCTCTATTAAAGAGTCGCCTACATGAAGCCCTGATTTCCGAGAGCTCGGTTGTCCACCAAGGCGGCTTTTCCTTTTTGGGGGGCGGTCTTAGTGGACAAGCGCTCTCGAGGGCTCTGTTGCACGCAGCGGTGAATGTCTCCACCAATACATCTATAAATTCTTCCGAGAGATCCGCGTTTTCTTGCGGTGCTTCCGGAAGGAAAACCTGCAGGTTTCTGCAGTATAGGTCCCAGTCCGTGCTCCTAAGgttcctgtaggaggatctattCGGTTTGGTTTCATTCAGAGAAAACTGGATGTATCTGTGATCCGAAAAGGAATGAGCGCAGAGCACCTTCCAATCAGATATTCGATACCTTAGTGTAGAAGAGGCTAAGGTGAGGTCAAGCACCTCTTCCCTGACCGCCGTAATGAAGGTTGGGTCCTTACCTCTATTGCAAATAACTAAGTCTTCgcttataataaaatcaaaaagtgactcacctcttgaGTTGATATCCGAACTTCCCCAGCAAGTATGATGGGAATTTGCATCGGTTCCGATAATGACGTCGACTTTCCTCCGCCTCGCCTCAGCTAGGGCCTCCCTTAGCAGCAACGGAGGTGGCTCCACCTCGTCATCGTGCGCCATATAGGCTGAGATCAGCCAGAGTCTCCCGGTGGTGTTCTCCAGGCTTATAGAGACAATGTCCTCATTGCTGAAATGAGGCAAAATGAATGCATTTAGTTCTTTTCTGATGAGTATGCAGGATCTTGGTTTACCTGCACCACTGTGAGCCATCAGTAAATAGTTTTTCGTCCTGATTCCAGAGATGCCGCTACTGCTCAGCCACGGCTCCTGGATCAGGACTACGTCGACTCCACCTTGCTCAAGGTGGATTAGTAAGTTGGCGGAAGCTGCCTTAGAGTGctggagatttatttgaagaatcTTCATCTTCAATAATCTTCTCCAACATCCTGAGGTCAGCCTCCTCACTATCCGAGGCCAGAAGCCCCTCCTCCTCTGCCCTGTCGAACAGTTGCCCGATACTGAAGACTGACCCCGCTAAAGAGCGGGCGTCGTCAGCACTGCCCCCATCCGACATGACAGATTCCACATCCATCTCCACGGGAGCTTCCTCTACCGTGGGCCTatcagtagtatgtatattccggaatacaagacaatatcaaaaatgttaaaattttaacatttttatcattttaactcaaaaatttaacatttttaccatttaactcatttttttaacttacagttactcaaaattttaacattttttaacatttaactcatttttttagcttatattatctcaaaaaaaaagttaaaaattttgaattgggtcgatttagtccacccctaaattatagttactcgtagttaatatttttaagatattaaagatatctatttttgatgtactagtaatcaatatttaggttggtacagttaaaattttgagttgggtcgattattattgattgataattttaaatatttattacaaaatatttaaagtaatctattcaaacaaaaataaaaaaaaaagttaaaaattttgagttgggtcgattattattgattgataattttaaatatttattacaaaatatttaaagtaatctattcaaacaaaaataaaaaaaaaagttaaaaattttgagttgggtcgattattattgattgataattttaaatatttattacaaaatatttaaagtaatctattcaaacaaaaataaaaaaaaaagttaaaaattttgagttgggtcgattattattgattgataattttaaatatttattacaaaatatttaaagtaatctattcaaacaaaaataaaaaaaaaagttaaaaattttgagttgggtcgattattattgattgataattttaaatatttattacaaaatatttaaagtaatctattcaaacaaaaataaaaaaaaaagttaaaaattttgagttgggtcgattattattgattgataattttaaatatttattacaaaatatttaaagtaatctattcaaacaaaaataaaaaaaaaagttaaaaattttgagttgggtcgattattattgattgataattttaaatatttattacaaaatatttaaagtaatctattcaaacaaaaataaaaaaaaaagt
Above is a genomic segment from Anastrepha ludens isolate Willacy chromosome Y, idAnaLude1.1, whole genome shotgun sequence containing:
- the LOC128870573 gene encoding uncharacterized protein LOC128870573, which codes for MVLSGAEKGRVERVGAVAPPVESAVKRQRSQEEEILRPKKPRTGGGPPKSFSEVAKQAGSITLGVVDNSREDGAISRDEWKIVASAISAVFMKVVRENPGPPPCWQRRRGFWPRIVRRLTSGCWRRLLKMKILQINLQHSKAASANLLIHLEQGGVDVVLIQEPWLSSSGISGIRTKNYLLMAHSGAGKPRSCILIRKELNAFILPHFSNEDIVSISLENTTGRLWLISAYMAHDDEVEPPPLLLREALAEARRRKVDVIIGTDANSHHTCWGSSDINSRADTS